The Impatiens glandulifera chromosome 3, dImpGla2.1, whole genome shotgun sequence genome contains a region encoding:
- the LOC124931107 gene encoding probable inactive receptor kinase At5g10020 yields MSFTLVTAPHLLSLLFCVGGLLLVAASEDEMRSLFEFKKGIQQDPLSKVWNSWTPSSTDPNSCPDSFYGVSCDDNGNVTAIELDRLGLVGDLKFATLINLKKLTTLSLSGNSLSGRLVPALGLITSLQHLDLSDNQFYGPIPDRINGLLGLIYLNLSSNNFTGGFPNQIHDLQQLKVLDLHSNELWGDIQGLFSQLGNVEHVDLSHNKFYGSLSMNWGNISNLPNTLRHLNLSHNGLAGEFFGSSSSESVPMFWNLEVLDLSYNQLTGFLQAFRSLPRLRILRLGGNQLFGSIAEELLENFIPLEELDLSSNGFSGSISLINSTTLRALNLSSNSLSGSLPSSVGGAVVVLDLSYNMFTDDISVMKTWESSLDILDLSSNKLSGAIPSVSSSFQTFTTLILRNNSLVGNIPHVLWSSPRLSTLDLSLNKLGGPIPPGLLTSATMTNLNLSGNHFTGTIPFQGSHASGLLSLPSYPPLESLDLSDNSLTGILPSDVGDLGRLNLLNLAMNSLSGQIPGELSKLVELDYLDLSANSFSGAIPSNLPSSLKFLNLSYNALSGSIPKSLRNFSVSSFRPGNDQLIGLDYKPNQNNIPGKTHNSSNKRIAIIVASIGGTLLIAFALLAYYRAQVKDFHVRGGFGGQAANSNTILGGFSNDNLLTSKSRSLPSGPSPEGGVATTSSAAAIPSIIESRSVVPGRKSSSGSSPVSSSPRFIEQSVRLDVDSPDRLVGELFFLDTWLAFTAEELSRAPAEVLGRSSHGTLYKATLDSGHMLSVKWLRVGLVKQKKEFAKEVKKLGSMRHPNIVPLRAYYWGPREQERLILADYIHGDNLALHLYETTPRRYSALSLIQRLKVAVDVATCLSYLHVRGLPHGNLKPTNIIIIMESGSNNLDARLTDYGLHKLMTPAGISEQILNLGALGYRAPELVSAATLKGDVYSFGVILMELLTRRSAGDIISGQSGAVDLTDWVRLCDQEGRGIDCIDRDIAGGGGGGVVDEMLAISLRCILPVNQRPNMKQVCEGLSSIVTV; encoded by the exons ATGAGTTTCACTCTAGTAACTGCACCTCATTTACTTTCACTTCTCTTTTGCGTTGGCGGCCTACTCCTCGTCGCTGCTTCAGAAGATGAGATGCGATCTCTTTTCGAGTTCAAGAAAGGTATACAACAAGATCCGCTCAGTAAGGTGTGGAATTCCTGGACTCCATCTTCTACAGATCCCAACTCCTGTCCTGACTCCTTCTACGGTGTTTCCTGCGACGATAACGGAAATGTCACCGCCATTGAGCTCGATAGGCTTGGTTTAGTTGGTGATTTGAAGTTCGCCACCCTTATCAATCTAAAAAAGCTCACAACTCTCAGCCTCTCTGGAAATTCTCTCTCTGGACGTCTGGTACCTGCATTAGGTTTGATTACTTCTTTGCAGCATTTGGATCTGTCAGACAATCAGTTTTACGGTCCTATCCCAGATCGGATCAATGGTCTATTGGGGTTGATTTATCTCAATTTGTCGTCAAACAACTTTACTGGTGGATTTCCCAATCAAATCCACGATCTACAGCAACTGAAGGTCTTAGATTTACACTCAAATGAGTTATGGGGAGACATCCAGGGATTATTCTCTCAACTTGGGAATGTCGAGCATGTTGACTTGAGCCATAACAAGTTCTATGGGTCTCTTTCGATGAACTGGGGCAACATTTCAAACTTGCCAAATACTCTGCGCCATTTGAATTTGAGTCATAATGGATTGGCTGGTGAGTTTTTCGGCAGCAGCAGCAGCGAATCCGTTCCAATGTTCTGGAACTTGGAAGTGTTAGACTTGAGTTATAACCAGTTGACTGGGTTTCTACAAGCATTTAGGTCACTACCAAGGCTTCGCATTTTAAGACTAGGGGGCAATCAACTATTTGGTTCAATCGCGGAAGAGTTGCTTGAAAATTTTATTCCATTGGAAGAACTAGACCTCAGTAGCAATGGGTTTTCAG GTTCTATAAGTCTCATTAATTCAACGACATTGAGGGCCTTGAATCTTTCATCAAATTCACTATCTGGCTCTTTGCCTTCTTCTGTGGGTGGAGCTGTTGTTGTTCTGGATCTCAGCTATAACATGTTCACAGATGATATCTCCGTCATGAAAACATGGGAATCCTCTTTGGATATTCTTGACTTGAGTTCAAATAAGTTGTCTGGAGCCATTCCAAGTGTGTCATCCTCATTCCAAACCTTTACCACCCTCATTCTTAGAAATAACTCTTTAGTAGGTAACATTCCACATGTACTATGGTCCTCACCAAGGCTGTCTACACTAGATCTGAGCTTGAATAAACTCGGTGGACCTATTCCTCCCGGTTTATTGACTTCTGCAACCATGACAAATCTGAACCTCTCTGGGAATCATTTTACAGGAACTATTCCCTTTCAAGGCTCACATGCTAGCGGCTTATTATCTCTACCTTCATATCCACCATTAGAGTCCCTTGATCTTTCTGATAACTCCTTAACGGGTATCTTACCTTCAGATGTTGGAGACTTGGGCCGGCTTAACTTGCTTAATCTTGCAATGAACAGTTTATCAGGACAAATACCTGGTGAATTGAGTAAGCTTGTTGAGTTAGATTACCTCGATTTGTCTGCAAACAGTTTCAGTGGTGCAATCCCTAGTAACCTTCCGTCAAGTTTGAAGTTCTTAAATTTGTCTTACAATGCTCTTTCTGGATCTATTCCTAAAAGTTTAAGGAATTTCTCTGTTAGTTCATTTCGTCCAGGAAATGATCAGTTGATCGGGTTGGATTACAAACCAAACCAGAACAATATCCCTGGAAAAACTCATAATTCGAGCAACAAAAGAATAGCTATAATTGTTGCCTCGATTGGTGGCACTTTGCTGATTGCCTTTGCTCTACTTGCTTATTATCGAGCTCAAGTGAAGGATTTCCATGTAAGAGGTGGATTTGGTGGCCAAGCTGCTAATAGCAACACTATATTAGGAGGTTTCTCGAACGATAATTTACTAACTTCTAAATCAAGATCATTACCGTCAGGTCCTTCGCCTGAGGGAGGAGTAGCTACTACTTCATCCGCAGCTGCGATCCCCAGTATCATAGAAAGTCGGTCTGTTGTTCCAGGAAGAAAGTCCTCTTCAGGTTCTTCCCCAGTATCTTCATCACCACGTTTTATTGAACAATCTGTGAGGCTAGATGTTGATTCACCAGATCGGTTGGTTGGGGAACTCTTCTTTTTGGACACTTGGTTGGCATTCACTGCCGAGGAGTTATCACGTGCTCCAGCAGAAGTTTTGGGTAGGAGCAGTCACGGCACTTTATACAAAGCCACTCTAGATAGTGGGCATATGCTGAGTGTGAAGTGGTTGAGGGTTGGATTGGTGAAACAGAAGAAAGAATTTGCCAAGGAAGTTAAAAAGCTTGGTTCAATGAGACATCCAAATATAGTTCCACTAAGGGCGTATTATTGGGGTCCAAGAGAACAAGAAAGGCTTATTCTAGCTGATTACATCCACGGAGATAACTTGGCACTACATCTTTATG AGACTACACCTAGAAGATACTCGGCTTTGTCTTTGATTCAGAGATTGAAAGTAGCTGTTGATGTTGCTACATGCCTAAGCTATCTTCATGTCAGAGGGCTTCCTCATGGAAATTTGAAGCcaacaaacataataataataatggaatCTGGTTCAAATAATTTAGATGCTAGGCTTACGGATTACGGGCTTCACAAGCTAATGACACCGGCAGGCATCTCGGAACAGATATTAAACCTAGGAGCGCTAGGTTATCGTGCTCCCGAGCTAGTTAGTGCTGCGACATTGAAGGGAGATGTTTATTCATTTGGAGTTATTTTAATGGAGTTGTTGACGAGAAGGAGCGCCGGGGACATCATCTCCGGTCAGTCTGGTGCTGTTGATCTGACGGATTGGGTTCGTCTTTGTGATCAAGAAGGGCGTGGAATTGATTGCATTGATAGGGATATTGCTGGCGGCGGTGGTGGTGGAGTGGTGGATGAAATGCTGGCGATATCGCTGCGATGTATTCTTCCTGTAAATCAAAGACCTAATATGAAACAAGTCTGTGAGGGTCTCTCTTCGATTGTTACTGTTTGA